The Pyramidobacter porci genome includes the window CGGGGCGTTGTAAACGTAGGCCGCCTCTTCGCGCTTGACCTTGATCCACTGCTCGATGAGCTGCTCGGGAAAGACGGGCCGCAGATAGGCGTGATCCTTTTCCAGACCGTCGAGCACGGCGCTCAGATTGAGCGGGAAGATCTTTTCCTGTAGGATCTCGGCGCTGTTCATGCCCAGCGCCACGGGGTCGAGCTGGGCGGCGATGCCGTCGCAGCCGGCCATGATCATACCGGCCAGCATGAAGTAAACGTTGGCCGAGGCGTCGCCGGGGCGGTACTCCACGCGCGTGCTGTCCTTCTTGAGATAGCTGGGAATGCGCACGGCGGCGCAGCGCGAGCCCTTGGCGAACGTGGCGCTGACGGGCGCTTCGAAGCCGGGCACGAGGCGGCGGTAACTGTTGGTGCTGGGATTGGTGAACGCCAGAAGACTGCCCGTCTGACTGTGGGTCAGCAGCCCCGCCGTGTAGGAAAGGGCCAGCGGCGACAGATTGGCGACGCCGTCGCCGGGGAAAAGGCTTTTGCCGTCGCGGGTCAGAAATTGGTGCACGTGCATGCCGCTGCCGGAAACCTTGTTCATCGGCTTGGGCATGAACGTGGCGAAGATGCCCATCTCGCGGGCCACGGTGCGGATGATCCACTTGGCCAGCGTCACGTCGTCGGCCGTCTTCTCGATCGACGTGAATTCCAGCTCGATCTCCAGCTGGCCGGCGGCCACCTCGTGATGATGATACTTCACCGGCACGCCGGCGATCCCCATCAGCTCCACCGTCTTGTCGCGGAAATCGCGGTAGCGGTCCTCGGGCGAGACGCGGTGATAGCCGTCGAACAGGCCGAAACGCGGCGCGCTGCTGAAATCGTCGCCCAGCCCCTCGGCGGTGGCGACACTGTAGCCGACGCGGTTAGGCTGGATCGTGTACTCCACCTGATCGAACGCGTAATATTCCAGCTCCACCAGCATTTTGGCGTCGTCAGCGATCTTCTTGTCGCGCAGATATTTGGCGGCGTTTCTGACGACGTTGCGCGGGTACTGCTCGAAGGGGATGCGTTCGTCGGTGGCGGAAACGACGTCGCAGAACACGTGCACGGTGTTGAACTCGCCGCGCTGTTCCAGCAGCGCCCGGCTCATGTCGGGAACGGCCACCATGTCGGAATTGCTGACTTTGGCGTAGCCGTAGTTGGAGCCGTCGAAGCCGATGCCGTCGCGCAAAACCTTTTCAGTCGCGTACTCG containing:
- a CDS encoding glutamine synthetase family protein: MNLSTFNGDWSKVNFLNLMMIDLRGNLRSVTLPREYATEKVLRDGIGFDGSNYGYAKVSNSDMVAVPDMSRALLEQRGEFNTVHVFCDVVSATDERIPFEQYPRNVVRNAAKYLRDKKIADDAKMLVELEYYAFDQVEYTIQPNRVGYSVATAEGLGDDFSSAPRFGLFDGYHRVSPEDRYRDFRDKTVELMGIAGVPVKYHHHEVAAGQLEIELEFTSIEKTADDVTLAKWIIRTVAREMGIFATFMPKPMNKVSGSGMHVHQFLTRDGKSLFPGDGVANLSPLALSYTAGLLTHSQTGSLLAFTNPSTNSYRRLVPGFEAPVSATFAKGSRCAAVRIPSYLKKDSTRVEYRPGDASANVYFMLAGMIMAGCDGIAAQLDPVALGMNSAEILQEKIFPLNLSAVLDGLEKDHAYLRPVFPEQLIEQWIKVKREEAAYVYNAPTPQEYELYF